Proteins encoded in a region of the Streptomyces sp. NBC_01471 genome:
- a CDS encoding ATP-dependent DNA helicase, protein MTKPSLPELLHAAVTAVGGTERPGQVTMAEAVAEAVDDNAHLLVQAGTGTGKSLGYLVPALAHGERVVVATATLALQRQLVERDLPRTVEALHPLLRRRPQFAMLKGRSNYLCLHRLHEGVPQEEEEGLFDQFETAAPSSKLGQDLLRMRDWADETETGDRDDLTPGVSDRAWGQISVSSRECLGASKCAYGAECFAEAARERAKLADVVVTNHALLAIDAIEGAPVLPQHEVLIVDEAHELVSRVTGVATGELTPGQVNRAVRRAAKLVNEKAADSLQTASETFERVMELALPGRLEEIPEDLGYALMALRDAARTVISALGATRDKSVQDEDVVRKQALASVESIHDVAERITLGSEYDVVWYERHDRFGASLRVAPLSVSGLLREKLFADRSVVLTSATLKFGGDFNGVGASLGLSPEGAEGEDVPQWKGLDVGSPFDYAKQGILYVAKHLSAPGREGSRTDMLDELAELVEASGGRTLGLFSSMRAAQAAAEELRSRQDRRVLLQGEETLGELIKNFAADPETCLFGTLSLWQGVDVPGPSCQLVVMDRIPFPRPDDPLMSARQKAVEEGGGNGFMAVAATHAALLMAQGAGRLVRAMGDRGVVAVLDPRLATARYGSYLRASLPDFWFTTDRNQVRRSLAAIDAVAKEAGR, encoded by the coding sequence ATGACGAAGCCCTCCCTCCCCGAGCTCCTGCACGCCGCCGTGACCGCTGTGGGCGGTACGGAGCGGCCCGGCCAGGTCACCATGGCCGAGGCTGTTGCCGAAGCCGTTGACGACAACGCCCACCTGCTGGTCCAGGCCGGTACCGGTACCGGAAAGTCGCTGGGGTACCTGGTCCCCGCGCTGGCTCACGGGGAGCGGGTGGTGGTGGCCACCGCGACGCTCGCACTCCAGCGGCAGCTCGTGGAGCGCGACCTCCCGCGTACGGTCGAGGCCCTGCACCCACTGCTGCGGCGCCGCCCGCAGTTCGCCATGTTGAAGGGGCGGTCCAACTACCTCTGTCTGCACCGCCTGCACGAGGGCGTACCGCAGGAAGAGGAGGAGGGGCTGTTCGACCAGTTCGAGACGGCCGCCCCCAGCAGCAAGCTCGGCCAGGACCTGCTGCGTATGCGGGACTGGGCGGACGAGACGGAGACGGGGGACCGTGACGATCTCACTCCGGGTGTCTCCGACCGCGCCTGGGGGCAGATCTCCGTCTCCTCCAGGGAGTGTCTGGGGGCGAGCAAATGTGCCTACGGGGCGGAGTGCTTCGCCGAGGCCGCCCGTGAGCGGGCCAAACTCGCGGATGTCGTGGTGACCAACCATGCCCTGCTCGCCATCGACGCGATCGAGGGCGCCCCGGTCCTCCCGCAGCACGAGGTGCTGATCGTGGACGAGGCTCATGAGCTGGTCTCACGGGTCACCGGCGTAGCCACAGGCGAGCTCACTCCGGGCCAGGTCAACAGGGCGGTACGGCGGGCGGCCAAGCTCGTCAACGAGAAGGCGGCGGACTCACTCCAGACTGCTTCCGAGACTTTCGAACGTGTCATGGAGCTGGCGCTTCCGGGCAGACTCGAGGAAATTCCCGAGGATCTCGGATATGCGCTCATGGCCCTGCGTGACGCGGCCCGGACGGTCATCTCGGCCCTCGGTGCCACCCGGGACAAGTCCGTCCAGGACGAGGATGTCGTGCGGAAACAGGCGCTGGCGTCCGTCGAATCCATCCACGACGTCGCCGAGCGGATCACTCTCGGATCCGAGTACGACGTCGTGTGGTACGAGCGCCATGACCGTTTCGGGGCTTCCCTGCGAGTCGCGCCGCTCTCCGTCTCGGGGCTTCTCCGGGAGAAGCTCTTCGCCGACCGCTCCGTCGTCCTCACCTCCGCGACGCTCAAATTCGGGGGTGACTTCAATGGGGTCGGCGCCTCCCTCGGTCTCTCACCCGAGGGCGCCGAGGGGGAGGACGTCCCGCAGTGGAAGGGCCTGGATGTCGGCTCGCCGTTCGACTACGCCAAGCAAGGCATCCTGTACGTCGCCAAGCACCTCTCGGCCCCGGGCCGCGAGGGTTCACGTACCGACATGCTGGACGAGTTGGCCGAACTGGTGGAGGCATCGGGCGGACGCACACTCGGACTCTTCTCCTCCATGCGGGCCGCTCAGGCAGCGGCTGAGGAGCTGCGCAGCAGGCAGGACAGGCGTGTGCTGCTCCAGGGCGAGGAGACGCTCGGTGAGCTGATCAAGAATTTCGCGGCCGATCCCGAGACCTGCCTCTTCGGGACACTGTCCCTCTGGCAGGGTGTCGATGTGCCGGGACCGAGCTGTCAGCTGGTGGTGATGGACCGGATCCCCTTCCCCCGCCCCGACGACCCGTTGATGAGCGCTCGGCAGAAAGCGGTGGAGGAGGGCGGTGGCAATGGGTTCATGGCCGTTGCGGCGACGCATGCCGCTCTGTTGATGGCGCAGGGCGCCGGCCGACTGGTCAGGGCCATGGGGGACCGCGGCGTCGTCGCGGTGCTGGATCCCAGGCTGGCCACCGCGCGCTACGGCAGCTACCTGCGGGCTTCGCTGCCAGACTTCTGGTTCACCACGGACCGAAACCAGGTCCGCCGGTCACTGGCGGCAATCGACGCAGTGGCCAAGGAGGCCGGTCGGTAG
- a CDS encoding GNAT family N-acetyltransferase — protein MRSVAVHSTDASTDTGTGPVPRTDEGSEDTLDLQLSEDLLSLLRTGDPAHAPWPVAPGSAGGDLLDRPGAWKPAATPAGVFQLVPVDIERDLSLLSHWMNDPAVAAFWELSGPESVTRAHLRPQLDGDGRSVPCLGVLQGTPMSYWEVYRADLDPLARHYPARPHDTGLHLLIGGVADRGRGTGTTLLRTVADLVLDNRPQCTRVVAEPDLRNTPSVSAFLGAGFRYSAEVDLPDKRAALMVRDRAFRDLM, from the coding sequence ATGAGGAGCGTGGCCGTGCACTCCACAGATGCGAGCACCGATACCGGGACAGGACCTGTCCCGCGGACCGACGAGGGGTCCGAGGACACCCTTGATCTGCAGTTGTCCGAGGATCTGCTGTCACTGCTGCGCACTGGTGACCCGGCACACGCTCCGTGGCCCGTCGCTCCCGGCTCCGCCGGGGGCGACCTGCTGGACAGACCCGGCGCCTGGAAGCCGGCCGCCACCCCGGCCGGTGTCTTCCAGCTCGTCCCCGTGGACATCGAACGCGACCTCTCTCTCCTCAGCCACTGGATGAACGACCCTGCCGTCGCCGCCTTCTGGGAACTGTCGGGCCCCGAGTCCGTCACCCGCGCTCACCTGCGTCCCCAACTGGACGGCGACGGCCGGAGCGTCCCCTGCCTCGGAGTACTCCAAGGCACTCCCATGAGCTACTGGGAGGTCTACCGCGCCGATCTCGATCCCCTCGCCCGGCACTATCCGGCACGCCCCCACGACACCGGTCTGCACCTTCTGATCGGTGGAGTCGCCGACCGGGGGCGTGGCACCGGCACCACCCTGCTGCGTACCGTCGCCGATCTCGTACTGGACAACCGACCACAGTGCACCCGTGTCGTCGCCGAGCCGGACCTGCGCAACACCCCCTCCGTGTCAGCCTTTCTCGGCGCGGGCTTCCGCTACTCGGCTGAGGTCGACCTTCCCGACAAACGTGCGGCGCTGATGGTCCGCGACCGCGCCTTCCGTGACCTGATGTGA
- the lexA gene encoding transcriptional repressor LexA, which translates to MTTTADTATITAQDRSQNRLEPVHAMNDAATGPEGQLPPRPARSLPGRPPGIRADSSGLTDRQRRVIEVIRDSVQRRGYPPSMREIGQAVGLSSTSSVAHQLMALERKGFLRRDPHRPRAYEVRGSDQPSTQTTDTTGKPAASYVPLVGRIAAGGPILAEESVEDVFPLPRQLVGDGELFVLKVVGDSMIEAAICDGDWVTVRRQPVAENGDIVAAMLEGEATVKRFKREDGHVWLLPHNAAYQPIPGDDATILGKVVAVLRRV; encoded by the coding sequence GTGACCACGACCGCAGACACCGCCACCATCACCGCCCAGGATCGTTCGCAGAACCGACTCGAGCCGGTGCATGCCATGAATGACGCAGCTACGGGCCCGGAGGGCCAGCTGCCCCCGCGCCCCGCGCGCTCGCTGCCCGGACGGCCTCCCGGCATCCGGGCGGACAGCTCCGGGCTCACCGACCGGCAACGACGGGTCATCGAGGTGATCAGGGACTCCGTGCAACGCCGTGGATACCCGCCCTCCATGCGCGAGATCGGCCAGGCGGTGGGGCTGTCCAGCACCTCGTCCGTCGCCCACCAGCTGATGGCCCTGGAGCGCAAGGGCTTCCTGCGCCGCGACCCGCACCGGCCCCGGGCGTACGAGGTCAGGGGCTCCGACCAGCCGAGCACCCAGACCACCGACACCACGGGCAAGCCCGCAGCGTCGTACGTCCCGCTGGTCGGCCGGATCGCCGCCGGTGGGCCGATCCTGGCTGAGGAGTCGGTCGAGGATGTCTTCCCGCTCCCCCGCCAGCTGGTCGGTGACGGCGAGCTGTTCGTCCTCAAGGTCGTCGGCGACTCGATGATCGAGGCCGCGATCTGTGACGGCGACTGGGTCACCGTGCGACGCCAGCCGGTCGCGGAGAACGGCGACATCGTGGCAGCCATGCTGGAGGGCGAAGCCACGGTCAAGCGCTTCAAGCGCGAGGACGGCCACGTGTGGCTGCTGCCGCACAATGCCGCCTACCAGCCGATTCCCGGTGACGACGCCACGATCCTCGGCAAGGTAGTGGCTGTGCTCCGACGCGTGTGA
- a CDS encoding IucA/IucC family siderophore biosynthesis protein produces the protein MLNPSAGFDSEAEPTLLAPAELNPEDWDRAARRLLAKMLSAFAYEEIIEPVVRTGGRCTLTLDDDLPLTFHARRGAYGHWHIDPDTIALQGEPFSDPLRFLVLARRLLALDGATLGHLVRELTTTLAADARIDHTALPAAELAELDYAQLEGHQTGHPWLVLNKGRIGFSAADAARWTPESRRPARLPWIAVSTELAQYRGVTGLATPDRLYRRELDPAVRESFAAELRERGLDPEGYLYLPVHPWQWDEVILPLYAPAIAHSQIVPLHADADPRLPQQSIRTFLNVEHPERHTVKLPLSILNTLVWRGLPTERTLAAPAVTAWVQGLRDSDAFLRDECGVILLGEVASVAVAHPLYDHLPEVPYQYRELLGAIWREPLGIQLAAGEGARTLASLLHTDIQGRSFTAELVARSGLTPTAWLGRLFAALLPPLLRFLYHYGTVFSPHGENAIVVFDAHDVPVRLAIKDFVDDVNVSAESLPEHDSMPADVRDVLLTEEPAFLTQFIHSGLFVGVFRYLAPLCEDQLGVAEADFWRLVRAEILRHQARFPELKERYEMFDLLTPRIERLCLNRNRLHLDGYRDRPNRPHAAVHGTVANPLHEV, from the coding sequence GTGCTGAACCCGTCTGCTGGCTTCGACTCCGAAGCAGAACCGACCCTGCTCGCACCCGCCGAACTGAACCCCGAGGACTGGGACCGTGCGGCCCGCCGTCTTCTCGCCAAGATGCTCAGCGCCTTCGCCTACGAAGAGATCATCGAGCCGGTGGTACGGACCGGCGGCCGTTGCACCCTCACGCTGGACGACGATCTGCCGCTGACCTTTCATGCCCGGCGCGGCGCCTACGGGCACTGGCACATCGACCCGGACACCATCGCGCTCCAGGGCGAACCGTTCAGCGACCCGCTCCGCTTCCTCGTCCTGGCCCGCAGGCTCCTCGCACTGGACGGGGCGACTCTCGGGCACCTGGTCCGTGAGCTGACCACCACGCTCGCCGCCGACGCCCGTATCGATCACACCGCGCTCCCCGCCGCCGAACTCGCCGAACTCGACTACGCGCAGCTGGAAGGCCATCAGACCGGCCACCCCTGGCTCGTTCTCAACAAGGGCCGGATCGGATTCTCCGCGGCCGACGCCGCCCGCTGGACACCGGAGTCCCGCCGGCCCGCCCGACTGCCGTGGATCGCGGTCAGCACGGAACTCGCGCAGTACCGGGGCGTCACCGGCCTCGCGACACCCGACCGGCTCTACCGCCGCGAGCTCGACCCCGCAGTCCGGGAGTCCTTCGCCGCCGAGTTAAGGGAACGTGGGCTGGATCCGGAAGGCTATCTCTACCTTCCCGTCCACCCCTGGCAGTGGGACGAAGTGATCCTTCCGCTCTACGCACCGGCCATCGCCCACAGCCAGATCGTCCCGCTCCACGCCGATGCCGATCCACGACTGCCACAGCAGTCCATCCGGACTTTCCTCAACGTGGAACACCCCGAGCGGCACACCGTGAAGCTGCCGCTGTCGATCCTCAACACCCTGGTCTGGCGGGGCCTGCCCACTGAGCGCACTCTCGCCGCTCCGGCCGTCACCGCCTGGGTCCAGGGACTGCGCGACAGCGATGCGTTCCTGCGCGACGAGTGCGGCGTCATCCTGCTGGGCGAAGTCGCCTCCGTCGCTGTCGCGCACCCTCTGTACGACCATCTGCCCGAAGTCCCGTACCAATACCGGGAACTCCTCGGTGCCATCTGGCGCGAGCCGCTCGGTATCCAGCTGGCCGCCGGCGAAGGGGCTCGTACGCTCGCCTCCCTGCTCCACACCGATATTCAGGGGCGCTCGTTCACCGCGGAGCTCGTCGCCCGGTCGGGACTCACACCCACCGCATGGCTCGGCCGTCTCTTCGCGGCGCTCCTTCCCCCACTGCTGCGCTTCCTCTACCACTACGGGACGGTCTTCTCTCCGCACGGTGAGAACGCCATCGTCGTTTTCGACGCCCACGATGTCCCCGTACGGCTCGCGATCAAGGACTTCGTCGACGACGTCAACGTCAGCGCGGAGTCGCTGCCGGAACACGACTCGATGCCCGCCGACGTACGGGACGTGCTGCTGACCGAGGAGCCGGCTTTTCTGACGCAGTTCATCCATTCCGGACTCTTCGTCGGAGTGTTCCGCTACCTCGCCCCTCTCTGTGAAGATCAACTAGGAGTGGCGGAGGCCGATTTCTGGCGGCTGGTACGTGCCGAGATCCTCCGCCATCAGGCCAGGTTCCCCGAGCTCAAGGAGCGATACGAGATGTTCGACCTGCTCACTCCCCGGATCGAACGGCTCTGTCTGAATCGCAACCGGCTCCACCTCGACGGCTACCGCGACCGCCCGAACCGGCCGCACGCCGCCGTGCACGGGACGGTCGCCAACCCTCTGCATGAGGTGTGA
- a CDS encoding IucA/IucC family siderophore biosynthesis protein: MNPTPDPDAPETGDSAVPSSRTAGPLPANPFRADSLTVGPVSAGSLSAGPETVPRQMQAGRTPDGHLASGLFEDPIDASDSNTAAEAAAVENLLRCWVRETNLSAPTGPTLRIPLNASGIALLVPVLYWSATGWHRFGKPVLEGGSIGAPRADAVTIAALLGREAGQSDSTEMVGRVADSVQRTAAFITERRLSPEPSSEADPFLTAEQSLLLGHPLHPTPKSREGLSDAELRLYSPELHGSFALHWMAVDRSVLAQDSAWTEGGRTLPADQLTVRLAGALQHPDNTALLPLHPWQARDLAHRPAVASLLDAGLLHDLGPYGERWYPTSSVRTVHRPGVEAMLKLSLGVRITNSRRENLRKELHRGVEVHRVLRSGLGGALQAAHPGFDIVRDPAWLAVNTPDGEPLPGFDVVLRHNPFSTTDDAVCVAGLTAIRPRPGGCAMRSRLADIVTALAARTGRSTGAVATEWFLRYLDHVVRPVLWLDGTAGIALEAHQQNTIVILGPGGWPVGGRYRDNQGYYFRESHRSALEKRLPGIGAVSDTFVADDVTDERFAYYLAINNVFGLIGAFGAQRLADEQLLIAAFRQFLTRATALGSPLPAQLLDTPVLRTKANLLTRLHGLDELVGPVDTQSVYVRLTNPLHPTGA, translated from the coding sequence GTGAACCCCACGCCCGACCCTGATGCCCCCGAGACCGGTGACTCCGCCGTTCCCAGCAGTCGTACGGCAGGTCCGCTCCCGGCCAACCCGTTCCGGGCCGACTCCCTCACTGTCGGCCCGGTGTCGGCCGGTTCGCTCTCGGCAGGCCCGGAGACGGTGCCGCGCCAGATGCAGGCAGGCCGTACCCCGGACGGGCACCTGGCATCCGGCCTCTTCGAAGACCCCATCGACGCATCGGACTCCAACACGGCCGCCGAAGCTGCGGCCGTCGAGAACCTGCTCCGCTGCTGGGTACGGGAGACCAACCTCTCCGCGCCCACCGGGCCCACACTGCGCATTCCCCTCAACGCCAGCGGCATCGCGCTGCTCGTCCCTGTCCTGTACTGGTCGGCCACCGGCTGGCACCGGTTCGGCAAGCCGGTTCTCGAAGGCGGATCGATCGGTGCGCCCCGCGCCGACGCCGTCACGATCGCCGCTCTCCTTGGCAGGGAGGCGGGTCAGAGCGACAGCACTGAGATGGTGGGCCGGGTCGCCGACTCGGTCCAAAGGACCGCCGCGTTCATCACGGAGCGCCGTCTCAGTCCGGAGCCGTCCAGTGAGGCGGACCCCTTCCTGACCGCCGAGCAGTCTCTCCTGCTGGGTCACCCGCTGCACCCCACCCCGAAGAGTCGCGAGGGGCTGTCGGACGCCGAACTCCGACTGTATTCACCGGAGTTGCACGGTTCCTTCGCCCTGCACTGGATGGCCGTCGACCGTTCCGTGCTCGCGCAGGACTCGGCATGGACGGAAGGGGGGCGCACGCTGCCCGCCGACCAGCTCACCGTTCGCCTTGCGGGCGCCCTCCAGCACCCCGACAACACTGCCCTTCTGCCGCTCCACCCCTGGCAGGCCCGGGACTTGGCCCACCGCCCCGCAGTGGCCTCCCTTCTCGACGCGGGGCTGCTCCACGACCTCGGTCCGTACGGCGAGCGCTGGTATCCCACTTCCTCCGTACGCACCGTCCACCGCCCGGGCGTCGAAGCGATGCTCAAGCTGTCCCTCGGGGTCCGCATCACCAACTCCCGGCGTGAGAACCTCCGCAAGGAACTGCACCGCGGTGTGGAGGTCCACCGGGTGCTGAGGAGTGGCCTCGGTGGGGCGTTGCAAGCGGCTCACCCAGGGTTCGACATCGTCCGCGACCCCGCCTGGCTGGCCGTCAACACCCCTGACGGTGAACCGCTTCCGGGCTTCGACGTCGTCCTGCGCCACAACCCGTTCAGCACCACCGACGACGCCGTCTGCGTCGCCGGTCTCACCGCGATCCGCCCCCGCCCCGGCGGCTGCGCCATGCGCTCGCGGCTCGCCGACATCGTGACCGCACTCGCGGCCAGGACCGGGCGGTCCACCGGAGCGGTCGCCACCGAGTGGTTCCTGCGCTATCTCGACCACGTGGTACGCCCGGTGCTGTGGCTGGACGGCACCGCAGGCATCGCCCTCGAAGCGCATCAGCAGAACACCATCGTCATCCTCGGCCCCGGCGGCTGGCCCGTCGGCGGCCGGTACCGCGACAACCAGGGCTACTACTTCCGGGAATCCCACCGCTCCGCACTGGAGAAGCGTCTCCCCGGGATCGGGGCCGTAAGCGACACCTTCGTCGCCGACGACGTCACCGATGAACGCTTCGCCTACTACCTCGCCATCAACAACGTGTTCGGCCTGATCGGCGCCTTCGGCGCCCAGCGACTCGCCGACGAACAGCTGCTGATCGCCGCCTTCCGACAGTTCCTCACCCGAGCCACCGCACTCGGCTCCCCTTTGCCCGCTCAACTTCTGGACACCCCCGTTCTTCGTACCAAGGCCAATCTGCTGACCCGACTCCACGGGCTCGACGAGCTCGTCGGCCCGGTCGACACCCAGTCCGTCTACGTCCGTCTCACCAACCCCCTTCATCCCACTGGGGCATGA